One window of the Candidatus Zixiibacteriota bacterium genome contains the following:
- a CDS encoding Aryl-alcohol dehydrogenase (NADP(+)), which translates to MKLKLLGKSGMRVSELCLGTMTFGEDWGWGAGKEESRKIFDYFVSQGGNYIDTANNYTNGTSEKFVGEFIASDRDYFVLATKFTLNENPNDPNRGGNHRKNMFRSVEGSLKRLNTDYIDLFWLHAWDFTTPIEEVMRALDDLVRSGKIRHIGISDTPAWVVSRANTMAEFRGWAQFVAYQIQYSLIERNVEREILPLSEALGMAVTPWGILGSGLLTGKFNKSAGNDKRSGSRIDVTGRTYLLSEKNLAIADEVERLARETGKSATQIALNWVRQQSDNIIPIIGVRTLDQARDNIGAVDFKLSLEQLERLNKASQITLGFPYEFISSEFVRELIFGKTFNRLER; encoded by the coding sequence ATGAAACTGAAACTTTTGGGCAAAAGCGGTATGAGAGTATCTGAACTTTGCCTGGGGACGATGACATTCGGAGAAGACTGGGGCTGGGGCGCAGGGAAGGAAGAGAGCCGCAAAATATTCGATTATTTTGTGTCGCAAGGCGGCAATTATATCGATACCGCGAACAACTACACTAACGGTACCAGTGAGAAATTTGTCGGCGAATTTATCGCATCGGACCGGGATTATTTTGTCCTGGCGACGAAATTCACTCTTAACGAAAATCCGAACGATCCGAATCGGGGCGGAAATCATCGCAAGAACATGTTTCGTTCAGTAGAGGGGAGTCTCAAGCGTCTCAATACCGATTATATCGACCTGTTTTGGCTCCATGCCTGGGATTTCACGACCCCGATCGAGGAGGTAATGCGGGCGCTCGATGATCTGGTCAGGTCGGGAAAAATCAGGCATATCGGTATTTCCGATACTCCGGCGTGGGTGGTTTCCCGGGCCAATACAATGGCCGAATTTCGCGGCTGGGCCCAATTCGTGGCGTATCAGATTCAGTACAGTTTGATTGAGAGGAATGTCGAACGCGAGATTCTTCCCCTGTCAGAGGCCCTGGGAATGGCTGTCACCCCCTGGGGGATTCTCGGCTCGGGTCTTTTGACGGGCAAATTCAATAAAAGCGCCGGGAATGATAAGCGGAGCGGGAGTCGGATCGATGTTACGGGCCGGACTTATCTTCTCTCCGAGAAGAATCTTGCTATTGCCGATGAAGTTGAAAGATTGGCGCGTGAAACCGGAAAAAGTGCGACTCAGATAGCCCTGAATTGGGTGCGGCAACAATCAGACAACATTATCCCGATTATCGGGGTGCGGACCTTGGATCAGGCCCGGGATAATATCGGCGCCGTTGATTTCAAACTCAGTTTGGAGCAACTGGAGAGACTCAACAAGGCGAGTCAAATTACACTTGGATTTCCGTATGAATTTATATCCAGCGAATTTGTCCGCGAATTGATTTTCGGAAAGACGTTCAATCGGCTGGAGCGGTAA
- the wbpB gene encoding UDP-N-acetyl-2-amino-2-deoxy-D-glucuronate oxidase produces the protein MSKNFAITGAAGYVAPRHLRAIKDTGNNLLAACDPNDSVGILDTYFREARFFTEFERFDRHIEKLRREDGERQIHYVSICSPNYLHDAHARFALRVGADAICEKPVVLNPWNIDALQELEQESGRRIYTVLQLRVHPALVALREKIQKEKATSKKNITLTYITSRGAWYLVSWKGNVERSGGLATNIGIHFFDLLIWLFGSVEKQEVHIATPTRTGGLLELKRARVQWYLSIENTDLPAEIRAQNKPTFRSITIDGAEVEFSEGFTDLHTIVYRETLAGHGFTLDDARPSVQLAHDIREAKPIGRTADSHPMLIKLAH, from the coding sequence ATGTCTAAAAATTTTGCCATAACGGGAGCCGCCGGATACGTCGCTCCGCGTCACCTTCGCGCCATAAAAGATACCGGAAATAACCTGTTGGCCGCCTGCGATCCCAATGATTCCGTCGGCATTCTCGATACTTATTTCCGCGAGGCCCGCTTTTTTACCGAATTCGAACGATTCGATCGCCACATCGAGAAACTTCGCCGTGAGGACGGCGAAAGGCAGATTCATTATGTCAGCATCTGCTCTCCCAATTATCTCCACGATGCCCATGCCCGCTTTGCTCTCCGGGTCGGAGCCGATGCCATCTGCGAGAAGCCCGTGGTTCTCAATCCCTGGAACATCGATGCCCTTCAGGAACTGGAACAGGAGAGCGGCCGCCGTATTTACACCGTCCTGCAACTTCGGGTCCATCCGGCCCTGGTGGCTTTACGAGAGAAAATTCAGAAGGAAAAAGCGACATCAAAGAAAAACATCACTCTTACCTATATCACTTCGCGCGGGGCCTGGTATCTGGTATCATGGAAAGGTAATGTCGAGCGCTCCGGCGGCTTGGCCACCAATATCGGCATCCATTTCTTCGACCTTCTTATCTGGCTTTTTGGGAGTGTGGAAAAACAGGAGGTCCATATCGCCACGCCAACCCGCACGGGCGGATTATTGGAATTGAAACGGGCGCGGGTCCAATGGTATCTCTCCATCGAGAACACCGACCTGCCCGCCGAAATTCGTGCCCAGAACAAACCGACTTTCCGCTCTATCACCATTGACGGCGCAGAGGTCGAATTTTCCGAAGGCTTCACTGACCTGCACACCATCGTCTATCGGGAAACTCTGGCCGGGCATGGTTTTACTCTTGATGATGCCCGCCCCTCGGTTCAATTGGCCCATGATATCCGCGAAGCCAAACCGATCGGCCGCACCGCCGACAGCCACCCGATGCTGATCAAATTGGCGCATTGA
- a CDS encoding exported hypothetical protein (Evidence 5 : Unknown function), which produces MKFKNLSLLLALVILFLTTVPANGYVDPFTRNEVRVQLGGDDHPWGGDCSFGPEDPTINPPQGVFIWVPLSFIDFFRMVPYLNVRNDIILIKGDGSQNDGTTILKTTTTNNIPNPEIKQRGY; this is translated from the coding sequence ATGAAGTTCAAAAATCTCTCTCTTCTCCTGGCACTGGTGATTCTATTTTTGACCACCGTGCCGGCCAACGGGTATGTCGACCCGTTTACGAGAAATGAGGTCCGGGTTCAGCTGGGCGGCGACGATCATCCCTGGGGCGGTGATTGCTCATTCGGACCGGAAGATCCGACAATCAATCCCCCGCAGGGTGTTTTCATCTGGGTGCCTTTATCGTTCATAGACTTTTTCCGGATGGTTCCGTATCTGAATGTCCGCAATGATATAATTCTGATCAAAGGGGACGGCAGCCAGAATGACGGCACCACGATACTGAAAACCACGACGACCAATAACATCCCAAACCCCGAAATCAAACAGCGAGGATATTGA
- a CDS encoding putative NtrC family transcriptional regulator (Evidence 3 : Putative function from multiple computational evidences), producing the protein MSQILNAQNDYRVSCRAHLSNLLEQKNHSEAIRYFESVREVLSDRTDLESGMIMRLGARAYLLSGDYSKSLPLARTAISIVSRFGDNWAELGECFLVLGNVERELGKYGEAEKAYRDAESIFRRNDDIVNAGEALNKMAGVLFRKGDPEGTLRYLLEAVELSRKVNDHRRLAYLFGNIGRVYTLMGKLSAAEENIQLNIGLSQEFDDEVELARAYLSLGYVQILQDKWVKAEESLEKGHEYIRRNSMEKEMVIYLTYRGELAMRRGNDTIARQDLEQAVAKAYKMAPDALLTARPMRHLAQLSLNNGEIKKALMTAQRALAIIEKSNSTVETGALHQIIAACRERLGEAEKAREEYQLALGVMRESRSKLDQAGCLAAMGNSVLYDTGARIRYLCRAEDLYQSCGTSSKVIEIQKKLGELEIGTVRQDGSAAAKKNNAVPFHTRNPEVIRIIAQMNLLKDADLPVLFTGETGTGKDFMARYFHSIARPDGPYVAVNCAAVPDTLIESELFGYVKGAFTGADQEKKGLFLAAHGGVILLDEVGELPLPLQAKLLRIIEFKKVRPLGASTEVSIDVKIVAATNRDLNSMVKEGTFRRDLYYRLAGVPFELPPLRERKEDIPYLLELFMRRDGLLNGSPPDPELIRQFMDYDWPGNIRQLENKVKQLAAMASLSKEGSARELTRSFFEEKQDEVSNSLFEQVERLEKRLLMEALAVSKGNKSEAARYLDIHESTFRAKMKRYGLEAMAN; encoded by the coding sequence ATGAGCCAAATTCTGAACGCACAAAATGATTACCGCGTCAGTTGCCGGGCTCACCTTTCGAATCTTCTGGAGCAGAAGAATCACAGCGAGGCGATTAGATACTTTGAATCTGTTCGGGAGGTTCTGAGTGACCGGACCGATCTGGAAAGCGGTATGATTATGCGTCTCGGAGCCAGGGCCTATCTCTTATCGGGAGATTACTCCAAATCTCTTCCTCTCGCGCGGACCGCCATAAGCATCGTCTCACGATTCGGCGACAATTGGGCCGAACTGGGAGAATGTTTTCTGGTCCTGGGGAATGTCGAGCGAGAACTGGGGAAATATGGAGAAGCCGAAAAGGCTTATCGTGACGCAGAATCGATTTTTAGAAGAAATGATGATATAGTTAATGCCGGTGAGGCGCTTAACAAAATGGCTGGAGTCCTTTTCCGCAAGGGTGATCCGGAGGGGACTTTGAGGTATTTGCTTGAGGCGGTTGAATTGTCTCGCAAGGTTAATGACCACCGCCGGCTGGCTTATCTCTTCGGTAATATCGGCCGGGTATACACCCTTATGGGGAAACTTTCGGCCGCGGAAGAAAACATTCAGTTGAATATCGGGCTTTCGCAGGAATTTGACGACGAGGTGGAACTGGCGCGGGCGTATCTATCGCTCGGTTATGTTCAGATTCTCCAGGACAAATGGGTGAAAGCCGAGGAGTCTCTGGAAAAAGGGCACGAATATATTCGCCGCAACAGCATGGAAAAGGAAATGGTCATCTATTTGACCTATCGGGGGGAATTGGCCATGCGGCGGGGGAACGATACCATCGCCCGCCAGGACCTGGAACAGGCGGTGGCTAAAGCGTACAAAATGGCCCCTGATGCGCTTCTAACAGCCCGTCCGATGCGACACCTGGCGCAATTATCGCTGAATAACGGGGAAATAAAGAAGGCGCTGATGACGGCTCAGCGGGCGCTGGCTATCATTGAAAAGTCGAACAGCACGGTCGAGACCGGGGCGCTGCATCAAATCATAGCGGCCTGCCGCGAAAGACTGGGCGAGGCAGAAAAGGCGCGCGAAGAATACCAGCTGGCTCTCGGTGTCATGAGGGAGAGCCGATCGAAATTGGATCAGGCCGGCTGTCTGGCCGCCATGGGCAATTCCGTTCTGTATGATACGGGCGCCAGAATCCGTTATCTTTGCCGCGCCGAGGACCTGTATCAGAGTTGCGGAACCAGTTCCAAAGTGATTGAAATCCAGAAAAAACTCGGAGAGCTTGAAATTGGCACCGTCCGTCAGGACGGAAGCGCTGCGGCGAAGAAGAATAACGCCGTGCCCTTTCATACCCGCAATCCCGAAGTGATCAGGATCATCGCGCAAATGAATCTTTTGAAGGATGCCGATCTGCCGGTTCTCTTTACGGGTGAAACCGGAACCGGCAAAGACTTCATGGCCCGGTATTTTCACTCTATCGCGCGTCCCGACGGACCATACGTGGCAGTCAACTGCGCGGCGGTTCCGGATACCTTAATCGAATCGGAATTGTTCGGTTACGTGAAAGGGGCATTTACGGGCGCCGACCAGGAGAAGAAAGGGTTATTCCTGGCCGCCCACGGAGGGGTGATTCTCCTTGACGAAGTGGGAGAACTGCCGCTGCCGCTGCAGGCCAAATTGCTCAGAATAATTGAATTTAAGAAGGTTCGGCCCCTGGGAGCATCCACGGAAGTATCGATTGATGTCAAAATTGTGGCGGCCACCAATCGGGATCTCAATTCCATGGTGAAGGAAGGGACCTTCCGGCGGGATTTGTATTATCGCCTGGCCGGGGTTCCGTTCGAATTGCCGCCGCTCCGAGAAAGAAAGGAAGATATCCCATATCTTCTGGAATTGTTTATGAGGCGTGACGGGCTCCTTAACGGTTCCCCGCCCGACCCGGAACTGATCCGTCAATTCATGGACTATGACTGGCCGGGGAACATCCGTCAACTGGAGAACAAGGTAAAGCAATTGGCCGCCATGGCGTCGCTTTCGAAAGAGGGTTCCGCTCGGGAACTGACAAGATCCTTTTTCGAAGAGAAACAGGATGAAGTTTCCAATTCTCTTTTTGAACAGGTGGAGCGGTTGGAGAAGCGGCTTCTTATGGAGGCGCTGGCCGTCTCCAAGGGGAACAAGTCCGAGGCGGCGCGGTATCTGGACATCCATGAATCGACTTTCCGGGCCAAGATGAAAAGGTACGGTTTGGAGGCCATGGCCAATTGA
- a CDS encoding exported hypothetical protein (Evidence 5 : Unknown function): MKHKAIKRFGAAVLPALIIILILFGPNSVYSKSDQASTATDTLGSFIWVYPFIIDDPTWVKPNTQKDTIIHFENRGTTSATFSSVTAVKLTGAALDWLNIVNPPIVLPPGGSHDMHLLLGGPGVTGPAGYDGIIIFDGDWVGSPDTMTVHLIVADTVQFPLWRSIRTTSKNIFINNAGNMGRDGAMNFGWNGLAFFDDCDTAGNFTEFNDMARIYLYDASPFILRVNESGDTVISYAVYGADWLDGNGFRPLEGLTVDSLGYPDFRYATGGKFITSDSAIALKSEYFAPKSADSSDFIIKVLRIYNNTNQNINGVFAGELMDWDIPSDWGVQNGSGIDITRKMMYMYGAEYGSDTGQNAIWNDCVLADDRVGGFSYFGGYQRREGASFPITNPRGMFTGLNADWVIPKGNFVAGQLYEKLNDFYGYEAWISTHPEMEDSAYQDLSMVACYGRFDLRVGDTLIFVSIYATIYNNGPAGMMAAIDKARSWLDNRPGLVVPPCASCCVRPSDCNHSGTVNIVDISYLINYLYKSGPPPPCMDEADCHLDCVINIIDVSCMINFIYKSGPIPVCPPCGSCNWGS; this comes from the coding sequence GTGAAACATAAGGCTATAAAACGGTTCGGAGCGGCGGTATTGCCGGCTCTGATTATTATCCTCATTCTTTTTGGCCCAAACTCCGTTTATTCGAAGAGTGATCAGGCATCAACCGCCACGGACACACTTGGTTCTTTTATATGGGTCTATCCTTTTATTATCGATGACCCGACCTGGGTGAAGCCCAATACTCAGAAGGACACTATTATCCATTTTGAGAATCGCGGCACCACCAGTGCTACTTTTTCATCCGTAACGGCGGTCAAATTGACGGGCGCGGCGCTCGATTGGCTGAATATTGTTAATCCGCCGATCGTTCTTCCGCCGGGAGGTTCGCATGATATGCATCTTTTGCTGGGAGGCCCCGGGGTGACGGGGCCAGCCGGATATGATGGTATTATCATTTTTGATGGTGACTGGGTGGGCAGTCCGGATACAATGACAGTTCATTTGATCGTCGCGGATACGGTGCAATTCCCGTTGTGGAGGAGTATTCGTACCACCTCCAAAAACATTTTTATTAATAATGCCGGGAATATGGGTCGCGATGGAGCCATGAATTTCGGGTGGAATGGTCTGGCTTTTTTCGATGACTGTGATACGGCCGGGAATTTCACTGAATTTAATGATATGGCTCGAATTTATCTCTATGATGCCAGTCCCTTCATATTGAGAGTGAATGAAAGCGGTGACACCGTGATAAGTTACGCTGTGTACGGTGCCGACTGGCTTGATGGGAACGGATTCCGTCCCCTGGAGGGGCTGACAGTGGATTCCCTGGGGTATCCGGATTTTCGGTATGCAACAGGCGGCAAATTTATCACCAGCGATTCCGCTATCGCGCTGAAGTCGGAGTATTTCGCCCCGAAGTCAGCCGACAGCAGTGATTTTATCATAAAAGTGCTGAGAATCTATAATAATACGAATCAGAACATAAATGGAGTCTTTGCGGGGGAATTGATGGATTGGGATATCCCGTCCGATTGGGGCGTGCAAAACGGCTCGGGTATCGATATTACCCGGAAAATGATGTATATGTATGGCGCCGAATATGGTTCGGATACCGGTCAAAACGCAATTTGGAACGATTGTGTATTGGCCGACGATCGTGTGGGCGGTTTCAGTTATTTTGGCGGTTATCAACGCCGTGAAGGAGCATCGTTTCCGATTACCAATCCGCGCGGCATGTTTACCGGTTTAAATGCCGATTGGGTTATTCCCAAGGGCAATTTCGTGGCCGGGCAATTATATGAAAAACTGAATGATTTTTATGGATACGAAGCCTGGATCTCGACACATCCGGAAATGGAGGACTCGGCTTATCAGGATTTGAGCATGGTCGCCTGTTATGGCCGTTTCGATCTGCGGGTGGGGGATACCTTGATTTTTGTGAGCATCTATGCCACGATTTATAATAATGGCCCGGCGGGAATGATGGCGGCGATAGATAAAGCCCGGTCATGGCTGGATAACCGCCCGGGTCTAGTTGTTCCGCCGTGCGCGTCATGCTGCGTCCGCCCCAGCGACTGCAATCATAGCGGAACCGTCAACATCGTAGATATTTCGTATTTGATAAATTATCTTTACAAGAGCGGCCCGCCGCCTCCCTGTATGGATGAAGCCGACTGTCATTTGGATTGTGTCATAAATATAATTGATGTTTCGTGCATGATAAATTTCATTTATAAGAGCGGACCGATTCCGGTTTGCCCTCCCTGCGGGAGCTGTAATTGGGGATCCTGA
- a CDS encoding exported hypothetical protein (Evidence 5 : Unknown function), whose translation MSRLRQLITVPLVLFLAGLPVMSPRPARADTVDVSITGFTFSPSSLTINEGQTVRWTNNDPITHTTTSDDLIWDSGFLSNGQKFAFTFNTAGSYPYHCTVHLTMLGTITVNPASCCVMPGDVNNNGVINILDVSALINFLYKSGPTPPCPAQADVNGNGATNILDVSALINFLYKSGPAPQCPA comes from the coding sequence ATGTCCCGCCTTCGTCAACTAATAACGGTCCCGCTGGTACTATTCCTGGCGGGTCTGCCGGTTATGTCGCCACGGCCGGCCAGAGCCGATACGGTGGATGTGAGTATCACCGGATTCACCTTCAGCCCGTCGTCGCTGACGATTAATGAAGGACAAACAGTGCGCTGGACCAATAATGATCCGATAACCCATACAACGACTTCAGACGACCTGATTTGGGACTCCGGATTTCTATCCAACGGCCAGAAGTTCGCCTTCACTTTCAATACGGCCGGGTCCTACCCCTATCACTGTACTGTTCACCTGACCATGCTGGGCACGATAACGGTCAATCCGGCATCGTGTTGTGTCATGCCCGGGGATGTCAATAACAACGGTGTCATAAATATACTGGATGTCTCGGCCCTGATTAATTTCCTTTATAAAAGCGGCCCGACACCTCCCTGTCCGGCTCAGGCCGATGTCAACGGCAACGGAGCAACCAATATTCTGGATGTTTCGGCGCTGATTAATTTCCTGTATAAGTCGGGTCCGGCGCCGCAATGTCCGGCATAA
- a CDS encoding conserved hypothetical protein (Evidence 4 : Unknown function but conserved in other organisms), with protein sequence MDLKKYTEANRIAWNEAMPYHQKAKDGKFFKAFQTPGYSCLDEIVTEKLREIGLVGKDVAHLGCNDGRETLSLKNLGAGKCIGFDISDIAIEEARRLADTARVPCGFVRSDIYEIPQIYNNSFDLIFITIGFLPWLPDLNRFFKIVHQLLRKGGTLLIYDSHPFLNMFDPHKQEKPFTMTDSYFRKEPWVENQSLDYYSNTPYEASTHYDFPFTLSDILNGLISNHFEIIRFNEYDHDISLCYEYLQKAGSMMPLSYILIAGKK encoded by the coding sequence ATGGATTTAAAAAAATATACCGAGGCCAACCGGATCGCCTGGAATGAAGCGATGCCCTACCACCAGAAAGCCAAAGACGGCAAATTCTTCAAGGCCTTTCAAACGCCCGGCTATTCCTGCCTCGATGAAATCGTTACTGAAAAATTACGCGAGATCGGTTTGGTCGGCAAAGATGTCGCCCATCTGGGATGCAACGATGGCCGGGAAACCCTCTCCCTTAAAAATCTGGGCGCGGGCAAATGCATCGGCTTCGACATTTCCGATATCGCCATTGAAGAGGCCCGCCGCCTGGCTGACACGGCCCGTGTGCCATGCGGCTTTGTCCGTTCCGATATCTATGAAATTCCGCAAATATACAATAATTCCTTCGACCTGATTTTCATCACCATCGGCTTCCTTCCCTGGCTCCCCGATTTAAACCGGTTTTTCAAAATTGTGCATCAACTCCTCAGAAAAGGCGGGACCTTGCTCATATATGACTCCCATCCCTTCCTGAATATGTTTGATCCCCACAAACAGGAAAAGCCATTTACTATGACAGATTCATATTTCAGGAAAGAACCCTGGGTAGAAAACCAGAGTCTGGATTACTACTCCAATACTCCCTATGAGGCCAGCACCCATTATGATTTTCCGTTTACTCTATCCGATATTCTCAACGGTTTAATCTCAAACCATTTTGAAATCATCCGCTTCAATGAATACGACCACGACATTTCTCTCTGCTATGAGTATCTGCAAAAAGCCGGATCCATGATGCCGCTAAGTTACATTCTGATCGCCGGGAAAAAGTAG